A genomic stretch from Sulfobacillus thermosulfidooxidans includes:
- a CDS encoding rhodanese-like domain-containing protein produces the protein MLEWLIGKRRENTTPRVPATIMPEEVIALLEQGEKVVILDVRQQHEYRSGHIKGAQLIPLMELNKRLHELKKDATIITVCHSGRRSAQAARLLRAEGFTVRNMVGGMMKWPGKVVK, from the coding sequence ATGTTAGAATGGCTCATCGGCAAGCGTCGGGAAAATACAACACCCCGTGTCCCCGCTACGATAATGCCCGAAGAAGTGATCGCGTTACTCGAACAAGGTGAGAAGGTTGTCATCCTCGATGTTCGCCAACAGCATGAGTACCGTAGTGGTCATATAAAAGGAGCCCAATTGATTCCTTTGATGGAGTTAAATAAGCGCCTGCATGAATTGAAAAAGGATGCCACCATCATCACCGTGTGCCACTCAGGTCGCCGGAGTGCACAAGCAGCCCGGTTATTGCGTGCTGAAGGCTTCACCGTTCGCAATATGGTGGGGGGCATGATGAAATGGCCCGGGAAAGTTGTCAAGTAA
- a CDS encoding DMT family transporter: protein MRWKFILYLIMANILWAGNYLAGRVLRFSMGPFTLNGVRWIISAVVLWLIVRKRGEIVPLLQEWKAFLLLGFIGMFLFSSLTYWGLTMVPAGEAGLLSGFTPLAVLVAGFVIARDKVRLWQWLMVAVSIGGEILLLGGGASTQTGSIFGAVILIFAALSWGIYTALGRRYRYRFSPLVLTTGAAVWGAIPSALLGIWNLSTHPVTLSINSSLALLYVSTMASVVAFMMWSAGVNRLGSGTAAPYMNLLPVFTALLAVLLLHETLSATQLEGGLIVVAGAIGAGFSRTVPVTVKETQTSMLE, encoded by the coding sequence ATGCGGTGGAAATTTATTCTTTATTTGATTATGGCTAATATTTTATGGGCCGGTAATTATTTAGCCGGTCGGGTTTTACGTTTTAGCATGGGGCCATTTACCCTCAATGGCGTCCGCTGGATTATTTCGGCGGTCGTCTTATGGCTCATCGTCCGGAAACGCGGTGAAATTGTGCCCTTGCTACAGGAATGGAAAGCCTTCTTGCTTTTAGGCTTTATTGGTATGTTTTTGTTTTCGAGTTTAACTTATTGGGGATTAACGATGGTGCCTGCGGGAGAAGCGGGTTTACTGTCAGGATTTACACCGCTTGCGGTCCTGGTTGCCGGGTTTGTCATTGCACGGGACAAAGTCCGCTTGTGGCAATGGCTAATGGTCGCGGTCTCGATTGGTGGTGAAATCTTGTTGCTAGGTGGAGGGGCTAGTACTCAAACGGGCAGCATTTTTGGGGCCGTTATACTGATTTTTGCTGCATTGTCGTGGGGAATTTATACGGCGCTGGGCAGACGTTACCGTTACCGATTTTCTCCCTTGGTGTTAACTACAGGGGCAGCGGTGTGGGGAGCAATTCCCTCTGCGTTGTTGGGCATATGGAATTTGTCTACTCATCCGGTGACGTTGAGCATAAACAGTAGCTTAGCTCTGTTATATGTGAGTACCATGGCATCGGTGGTAGCATTTATGATGTGGAGTGCAGGAGTTAACCGGCTTGGCAGTGGCACAGCGGCGCCTTACATGAATTTACTTCCCGTTTTTACAGCCTTGCTGGCTGTACTATTGTTACATGAGACATTAAGTGCCACACAATTAGAGGGAGGATTGATTGTGGTGGCCGGCGCCATCGGAGCGGGTTTCTCTCGCACCGTGCCTGTGACCGTTAAGGAGACGCAGACATCGATGCTTGAATGA